The following are encoded together in the Fusarium keratoplasticum isolate Fu6.1 chromosome 1, whole genome shotgun sequence genome:
- a CDS encoding Carn-acyltransf domain-containing protein: protein MTQVRTFTLPQPLGERLSEPTPKSAPIDASVPRSVPEIPELPQQRRDSSARLNGDYKRVPMATYSESKKEGGITFSGQDKLPKLPIPELDATCKRYLEALKPLQTVREHAETQHAVNEFLKGDGPELQEKLKAYAQGKTSYIEQFWYDSYLNYDNPVVLNLNPFFLLEDDPTPARNNQVTRAASLVVSSLEFVRAVRKEELAPDKIKGTPLCMYQFSRLFGTARVPTEAGCQIEQDPESKHIVVMCHGQFYWFDVLDDNSDLIMTEKDISINLQTIIDDATQIPIQEAAKGALGVLSTENRKIWSGLRDVLTSEPDSNNADSLGIVDSALFVLCLDYTEPADAAALCQNMLCGTSEIEKGVQIGTCTNRWYDKLQIIVCKNGSAGINFEHTGVDGHTVLRFASDVYTDTILRFARTINGMAPSLWASSSPDPSKRDPESFGDVSVTPRKLEWDMIPELSVAVRFAETRLADLIEQNEFQTLDFSHYGKNFITSMGFSPDAFVQMAFQAAYYGLYGRVECTYEPAMTKMFLHGRTEAIRTVSPEVVDFVQSFWADNPAESKIEALKKACQKHTANTRQCSKAEGCDRHLYALFSVWQRSLDEDLDSNLNSTGYSSPDGYSDRVGSPVSNGSFPSTDGVEVKPSSRERGYSTNSRSRDQNPLPLMFADSGWDKLNNTIISTSNCGNPALRQFGFGPTSGDGFGIGYIIKDDGLAICVASKHRQTKRFVDTLESYLLEIRRILRISNRKMSTGKASRAREVEVERPKPISRVKSRGRPITAVDSLRSATGTTSPTNESSTFSEDDEMGGYGFFDAGMLLQALKARHVQFETTTETRASERAAQAQARRRDIGKKLRLIDY, encoded by the exons ATGACTCAAGTCCGCACCTTCACCCTTCCCCAGCCTCTTGGAGAGAGACTCTCTGAGCCTACTCCCAAGTCGGCACCCATCGACGCCTCCGTTCCTCGTTCTGTCCCTGAGATCCCCGAACTTCCTCAGCAACGACGTGACTCGTCCGCCAGACTCAACGGCGACTACAAGCGAGTTCCCATGGCTACCTACAGCgagtccaagaaggagggcggcATCACCTTCTCTGGCCAGGACAAGCTCCCGAAACTCCCCATCCCTGAGCTGGATGCCACCTGCAAGCGATACCTCGAAGCCCTTAAGCCCCTCCAGACGGTCCGGGAGCACGCAGAGACTCAGCATGCTGTGAACGAGTTCCTCAAGGGCGATGGCCCTGAGCTGCAGGAGAAGCTGAAGGCTTATGCCCAGGGAAAGACCAGCTACATTGAGCAGTTTT GGTATGATTCCTACCTAAACTACGACAACCCCGTtgttctcaacctcaaccccTTTTTCCTCCTGGAGGATGATCCGACCCCCGCTCGCAACAACCAGGTCACCCGAGCGGCATCCCTAGTTGTCTCATCCCTCGAGTTTGTTCGAGCCGTCCGTaaggaggagcttgccccagacaagatcaagggcaCCCCCCTGTGTATGTACCAGTTTTCACGACTTTTCGGCACTGCCCGAGTCCCTACCGAGGCCGGTTGCCAGATCGAGCAAGACCCCGAGTCGAAGCACATTGTCGTCATGTGCCATGGCCAGTTCTACTGGTTTGATGTCTTGGACGACAACTCGGATCTCATCATGACCGAGAAGGATATTTCCATCAACCTGCAGACCATCATCGATGATGCCACTCAAATCCCCATTCAGGAGGCTGCAAAGGGCGCCCTGGGTGTCCTGAGCACTGAGAACCGCAAGATCTGGTCCGGACTTCGAGACGTCCTGACCAGTGAGCCTGATTCCAACAACGCTGACTCTCTCGGCATTGTCGACTCGGCTCTCTTCGTCCTCTGCCTGGACTACACGGAGCCTGccgatgctgctgctctgtGCCAGAATATGCTTTGCGGCACCAGTGAGATTGAGAAGGGTGTCCAGATCGGAACTTGCACCAACCGCTGGTATGACAAGCTCCAGATCATTGTCTGCAAGAACGGAAGCGCCGGAATCAACTTTGAGCACACGGGCGTCGACGGTCACACGGTTCTTCGGTTCGCTAGTGACGTTTATACTGACACCATCCTCCGTTTCGCCCGCACCATCAACGGCATGGCCCCTTCGCTCTGGGCCTCATCCAGTCCGGATCCCTCCAAGCGTGACCCTGAGAGCTTTGGCGATGTCAGCGTTACTCCCCGGAAGCTCGAGTGGGACATGATTCCTGAGCTCAGCGTCGCGGTCCGATTTGCTGAGACCAGGTTGGCCGACTTGATTGAGCAGAACGAGTTTCAGACCCTGGACTTTAGCCACTACGGAAAGAACTTCATCACCTCGATGGGCTTCTCTCCCGATGCCTTTGTCCAGATGGCTTTCCAGGCTGCCTACTACGGTCTGTATGGCCGAGTTGAGTGCACTTACGAGccggccatgaccaagatgTTCTTGCACGGCCGAACTGAGGCCATCCGAACTGTCTCTCCCGAGGTTGTCGACTTTGTCCAGAGCTTCTGGGCTGATAACCCGGCCGAGTCCAAGATCGAGGCGCTCAAGAAGGCTTGCCAGAAGCACACTGCCAACACCCGACAGTGCTCCAAGGCTGAGGGTTGTGATCGCCACCTCTATGCCCTCTTCTCTGTGTGGCAGAGGAGCCTGGATGAAGACCTTGACAGCAACTTGAACAGTACAGGTTACTCTAGCCCCGATGGGTACTCGGACCGTGTGGGATCGCCTGTCAGCAACGGTTCATTTCCATCTACAGATGGTGTCGAGGTGAAGCCCTCCTCGCGCGAGCGCGGATACAGCACCAACTCTCGTTCGCGGGATCAGAACCCTCTGCCTCTCATGTTTGCCGACTCTGGATGGGACAAGCtgaacaacaccatcatctctACGTCCAACTGCGGAAACCCTGCTCTTCGCCAGTTTGGATTCGGCCCTACCTCTGGAGATGGTTTCGGTATTGGATACATTATCAAGGATGATGGACTCGCTATCTGCGTTGCCAGCAAGCATCGTCAGACCAAGCGTTTTGTCGACACCCTCGAGAGCTACCTCCTCGAGATCCGCCGCATCCTGCGCATCAGCAACCGCAAGATGTCTACCGGCAAGGCCAGCCGTGCTCgagaggtcgaggtcgagagGCCCAAGCCCATCAGCCGAGTTAAGAGCCGTGGACGCCCCATCACTGCCGTTGACAGCCTCCGTTCAGCCACCGGCACAACCTCTCCCACCAACGAGAGCAGTACCTTCAGtgaggatgacgagatgGGTGGAT ATGGTTTCTTTGATGCTGGCATGCTTCTGcaggctctcaaggctcGCCACGTGCAGTTTGAGACGACTACGGAGACGCGGGCTTCGGAACGGGCGGCGCAGGCACAGGCCCGTCGTCGTGATATTGGAAAGAAGTTGAGGCTGATTGATTACTGA
- a CDS encoding MFS domain-containing protein, translating to MISLVKKAIRSQRNKTPTTPPAPSMELQETRPETTNKQPQCIHRDGSEPSNEPCPTCAADKKAATKYRWKIILGLVAPFALQALDSTIIASALPWIAGDFNEISQLNWIVSSFNLTSAAFIPFWAQMADVFGRNASLNAAVIFMLIGSALCTGAPTNAFPVLLLGRGFQGLAAAGLNVVVRTILADKVSLQENARNWAIFALVGGISYAIGPVIGGYLTNADWRWCFAINLPIAVVALVIVFFILRKELLGPQPIPELNETAETGRRTKFIARLKTVDVGGQLLFIFGFGLIILAMTWGGATYPWGSAAVIVPLVLGVICTGVFLYWEYLLAPGNTMAEKLPWQRAMIPWDLISNRDIGLLFYCECATGMGMYAVLYFCNIYFIAVRGYEPDKAGVQLLYFVPGLGAGVYICSFMCNRWPRMTFPCVFLGTLVEAIGIGLLGWAIWAEKLSTIFGMMALVGCGSGMRFMASPLHGIGLFKNLRASVIGLMAVAVPFGGTIGLTIMSTVFNNTSGIDSSSSDFTEVQSSSSSSELKGQAIHDAKMGVVWAFVAITPFVALAFPFAACLGNVKLGQGPPSSEGPTDIVVQGSYLLKLLRGQEKFGVEKAGYRLESSHGRGWSGSTGSGERGDQQV from the exons ATGATCTCGTTAGTCAAAAAGGCCATTCGGTCACAGCGTAATAAAACGCCAACAACGCCACCCGCACCATCCATGGAACTCCAAGAGACTCGGCCTGAGACGACAAACAAGCAACCACAATGCATTCACCGCGATGGATCTGAGCCCTCGAATGAGCCATGCCCAACTTGTGCTGCAGACAAGAAAGCCGCTACGAAATACCGATGGAAGATCATTCTTGGCCTGGTGGCACCCtttgcccttcaggccctcgATTCAACAAT TATCGCAAGCGCTCTACCTTGGATTGCCGGTGATTTTAATGAAATCTCACAACTGAACTGGATTGTCTCATCATTCAACCTCACTTCGGCCGCCTTCATCCCCTTCTGGGCACAGATGGCCGATGTCTTTGGCCGAAACGCCTCCCTCAACGCagccgtcatcttcatgcTGATCGGCAGCGCACTCTGCACAGGTGCCCCTACCAATGCGTTCCCAGTTCTTCTACTTGGTCGAGGTTTCCAGGGtcttgcagcagcaggcCTGAATGTTGTTGTTCGTACCATTCTGGCCGACAAGGTCTCGCTACAGGAGAACGCCAGGAATTGGGCCATCTTTGCGCTTGTGGGTGGCATCTCTTATGCAATTGGCCCTGTCATTGGTG GATATCTTACCAACGCGGACTGGAGATGGTGCTTTGCCATTAACCTTCCTATTGCCGTGGTGGCTCTTGTCATCGTCTTCTTTATCCTACGAAAAGAGCTTCTCGGTCCTCAGCCCATCCCCGAGCTCAACGAAACCGCCGAAACCGGAAGGAGGACCAAGTTCATTGCCAGGCTCAAGACGGTGGATGTTGGTGGTCAGCTCCTGTtcatctttggctttggcctcatcatcctcgccatgaCTTGGGGTGGCGCAACCTACCCCTGGGGTTCAGCCGCTGTGATTGTCCCTCTCGTTCTTGGAGTCATCTGCACCGGTGTCTTTCTATACTGGGAGTATCTCTTGGCTCCTGGAAACACCATGGCTGAGAAGCTTCCTTGGCAGCGGGCGATGATTCCCTGGGACTTGATTTCTAACAGAGACATTGGTCTTCTCTTCTACTGCGAGTGTGCCACAGGAATGGGCATGTACGCC GTGCTCTATTTCTGCAACATCTACTTCATTGCTGTCAGG GGTTACGAGCCTGATAAAGCTGGTGTGCAGCTTCTGTACTTTGTTCCTGGACTGGGAG CTGGTGTTTACATCTGCTCTTTCATGTGCAATCGGTGGCCCCGCATGACCTTTCCCTGCGTGTTCCTGGGAACTCTTGTGGAAGCGATCGGTATCGGCCTGCTTGGCTGGGCTATTTGggccgagaagctcagcACCATCTTTGGGATGATGGCTCTTGTCGGGTGTGGCAGTGGTATGCGATTCATGGCCTCGCCACTTCATGGAATTGGTCTATTCAAGAACCTCCGTGCTTCGGTCATCGGCTTGATGGCCGTTGCTGTTCCCTTTGGTGGCACTATTGGGTTGACCATCATGTCGACTGTCTTCAACAACACTTCCGGTATCGActcgagcagcagcgactTTACCGAAGTTcagtcatcatcctcatccagcGAGCTCAAGGGGCAGGCCATTCACGATGCCAAGATGGGCGTTGTGTGGGCATTCGTTGCTATTACCCCGTTTGTCGCACTG GCATTCCCCTTCGCAGCCTGTCTTGGCAAtgtcaagcttggccagggTCCTCCCAGCTCGGAGGGCCCAACAGACATCGTGGTTCAAGGCTCTTATCTTCTCAAGCTGCTTAGAGGTCAGGAGAAGTTTGGAGTTGAAAAGGCGGGATATAGACTCGAGAGTTCGCATGGCAGGGGATGGTCAGGAAGCACAGGCTCGGGAGAGCGGGGTGACCAGCAAGTCTAG
- a CDS encoding 2EXR domain-containing protein: MKDMEVDEEQSPNPRFWLEFRTFDDGLSEHPHAKKTSPSSLTAFPQFTQLPPELRLRIWSYLIQPRIVVVCCMQRDERLGERIKELDSRSHGRSVPVLLHVNRESRYLALEHYELTFSWRISKLLSDTPVSAPARVWFNFALDAVWLAGELEAYDSYGFNSPMVYFLRREDTRRVRHVACMLAELGYPRQESDQVFGCLWHVVDGFPTIERLLLTVGEGDDEAVKGSKLMSPDNVMQKIWSGWLGGSTTKTSSRMAHKQMMMIQEEDLSSFVADL, translated from the coding sequence atgaaggacatggaggttgacgaggagcagAGCCCGAACCCTCGATTCTGGCTCGAGTTTCGCACTtttgatgatggcctctCGGAGCATCCACATGCCAAGAAGACATCGCCTTCCTCGCTCACCGCATTTCCCCAGTTCACGCAGCTCCCTCCTGAGCTGCGCCTGAGGATATGGTCCTACCTCATCCAGCCGCGCATCGTTGTCGTCTGCTGTATGCAGCGCGATGAGCGCCTTGGTGAAAGAATTAAGGAACTCGACTCGCGATCTCACGGCAGATCAGTACCGGTTCTCCTACACGTCAACCGCGAGTCGCGATATCTCGCGCTGGAGCACTACGAGCTCACATTTTCCTGGCgcatctccaagctcctcTCGGACACGCCCGTTTCGGCACCCGCACGGGTCTGGTTCAACTTTGCGCTCGACGCCGTCTGGCTGGCGGGCGAGTTGGAGGCTTACGACTCGTACGGCTTCAACTCGCCCATGGTGTATTTCCTGCGCCGCGAGGACACGCGGAGGGTACGGCACGTGGCCTGCATGCTGGCCGAGCTAGGATATCCGCGCCAGGAGAGCGACCAGGTTTTCGGGTGTCTGTGGCACGTCGTTGATGGATTTCCTACCATTGAGAGGCTCCTGCTGACGGTAGGCGAGGGAGATgacgaggccgtcaagggTAGTAAGCTGATGAGCCCGGACAATGTGATGCAGAAGATCTGGAGCGGGTGGCTGGGCGGGTCGACGACTAAGACGAGTTCGAGGATGGCGCATaagcagatgatgatgattcaGGAAGAGGACCTATCGAGTTTTGTAGCAGATCTTTGA